The following are encoded in a window of Armatimonadota bacterium genomic DNA:
- the dinB gene encoding DNA polymerase IV — protein sequence MQHGENMEDRTIILVDMNAFFANVEQRCNPALRGKPVLVGGSLAKRSVVAAASYEARPYGIHSGMATFQAIEKCPDAIIVTGDSTKYSDTARRIFDICGDYTDMMEIYSIDECFLDVTHTQEQFGGAWSIGHAIKRRIRAEFGLTCSVGIAPNIMLAKLAANIQKPDGLVEITREDVKGLLENLPVEKLHGIGERLRVQLEKMGITTAGQLGRTPKNILKLKFGVLGEALHEMGNGIYSPAIIPYYGKPDIKSVSHSYTLSRNTRNLDLVGRHLLRLSEMVGRRLREQGFAGRTITLVIRYADMHFASYRKTFGEYFDDGFDIYRAAMSIFNKNSDRRAIRLVGVCVSSLAKNAHQMDLFTDPRGKNLLKAVDEINDRYGEFTVKRASLVGIKALEKTHGFDKKNFS from the coding sequence TTGCAGCATGGTGAAAATATGGAAGACCGCACGATCATACTCGTAGACATGAACGCATTTTTCGCCAATGTAGAGCAGCGGTGCAATCCGGCGCTGCGCGGCAAGCCCGTGCTGGTCGGTGGGAGCCTTGCCAAGCGCTCTGTCGTGGCTGCAGCAAGCTATGAGGCCAGGCCGTATGGAATCCACTCGGGGATGGCGACTTTCCAGGCAATAGAAAAGTGCCCGGACGCAATTATCGTGACCGGAGACTCGACGAAGTATTCCGATACCGCGCGCCGTATATTCGATATCTGCGGCGATTACACGGACATGATGGAGATATATTCCATTGATGAGTGCTTCCTGGACGTCACTCACACGCAGGAGCAATTCGGCGGCGCATGGAGCATCGGCCATGCGATCAAACGGCGTATTCGCGCGGAGTTCGGGCTGACCTGCTCCGTCGGTATCGCACCTAATATCATGCTCGCCAAACTTGCAGCCAATATACAAAAGCCGGATGGGCTGGTCGAGATCACGCGCGAAGACGTCAAAGGCCTGCTTGAAAACCTGCCTGTTGAAAAGCTTCATGGTATCGGCGAGAGGCTCAGGGTCCAGCTTGAAAAGATGGGGATCACGACCGCGGGGCAGCTTGGTCGAACGCCGAAAAATATACTCAAGCTAAAGTTCGGAGTGCTCGGCGAGGCGCTGCACGAGATGGGCAACGGCATCTACAGCCCGGCGATAATCCCTTACTACGGCAAGCCGGATATTAAATCGGTAAGCCACTCCTATACTCTCAGCCGCAACACTCGCAACCTCGACCTCGTAGGCCGCCATCTGCTGAGGCTTTCGGAAATGGTCGGGCGCAGGCTCAGGGAGCAGGGTTTCGCCGGAAGGACTATCACGCTTGTGATCAGATACGCCGATATGCATTTTGCCAGCTATAGAAAGACATTCGGCGAATACTTCGATGACGGCTTTGATATATATAGAGCGGCTATGTCGATCTTCAACAAGAACTCCGACAGGCGCGCTATCCGGCTGGTAGGGGTATGCGTCTCAAGTCTGGCGAAGAATGCGCACCAGATGGACCTCTTTACGGACCCCCGCGGCAAGAACCTCTTGAAGGCGGTCGACGAGATCAACGACAGATATGGAGAGTTCACAGTCAAACGAGCCAGCCTGGTGGGGATAAAGGCTCTGGAAAAGACTCATGGGTTCGACAAGAAAAACTTCTCATAA
- a CDS encoding pyruvate, water dikinase regulatory protein, producing the protein MTHDQTGHAVIFAVSDASGETAERIVQSALVQFKDADATIIRRSQVNTPDQVKSVVQEAANNKAPIVHTLVSSDLRALILDQARLFHVEAVDLMGPVLDRLANLLKLHPMQQPGLLSQLIDARTREIEAVEYAFRHDDGQRPEGLDRADIVLVGISRTMKTPIMLYLAYRGWFVANVPIVPEIPLPDELFDVPAERVFCLYMSPSRLQDLRRVRAASLKLPEEPYASVEFIRQELQHARMLCAEHGWRKVDTTDKSVEEATREILTLLAVNGLGAR; encoded by the coding sequence ATGACACACGATCAAACCGGGCATGCAGTGATTTTCGCGGTTTCGGACGCAAGCGGTGAGACAGCCGAGCGGATTGTCCAATCGGCGCTGGTGCAGTTTAAGGACGCGGATGCGACTATTATCCGCCGCAGTCAGGTCAATACGCCGGATCAGGTAAAGTCGGTGGTCCAGGAAGCAGCCAATAACAAGGCGCCCATCGTGCATACATTAGTCTCCAGCGACCTTCGCGCTCTCATACTTGACCAGGCGCGGCTATTTCATGTGGAGGCAGTGGACCTGATGGGTCCCGTTCTGGACCGCCTGGCAAACCTCTTGAAGCTCCACCCAATGCAGCAGCCTGGGCTTTTGAGCCAATTGATTGATGCCAGGACACGGGAGATCGAGGCTGTCGAATATGCATTTCGCCATGACGACGGTCAGCGTCCCGAGGGTCTTGACCGTGCGGATATAGTACTAGTCGGAATATCCCGCACCATGAAGACTCCTATTATGCTATATTTGGCATATCGCGGGTGGTTTGTGGCGAATGTGCCTATCGTGCCTGAGATTCCTCTGCCCGATGAGCTTTTTGATGTGCCCGCAGAGCGTGTGTTTTGCCTGTATATGTCTCCAAGTCGCCTTCAGGACCTCCGCCGTGTGCGTGCAGCCTCCTTGAAGCTGCCTGAGGAGCCATATGCGTCGGTTGAGTTTATCCGCCAGGAACTTCAACATGCCCGCATGCTCTGTGCAGAGCACGGCTGGCGAAAGGTCGATACGACTGATAAGTCCGTTGAGGAGGCGACCAGGGAGATACTCACTCTGCTTGCTGTGAATGGACTGGGGGCGAGGTGA
- a CDS encoding ATP-binding protein, whose protein sequence is MGVAERISIFGSVLDDAAVRLMLDMLDDNKTDDERARASLFAILAESAEMASQPVVGNAWQNHLMNVILADDNIFARKAEMVGIDGMGESLVSQVGTELKALKDMYDTDIDSILAGYPSLDTFKPIAASRVDERLMDIKRLLSGCSDWPACLERIAGYYSSSGTGLFGKYYAFRWLRAASGGKLKGIESPDPIRLDDLVEYEWQREAVSRNTQKLLAGLPSNNMLLYGDRGTGKSSTVKAMLNEYAQRKLRLVEVAKDDLTELPDILSILRKRPEKFILFIDDLSFEENETQYKALKAVLEGGLEARPVNVALYATSNRRNIVKERFSDRQKNDDEVHPGDTMQEKLSLSDRFGIKLPFLAPDQDEFLKIVETLASRADIEMTEDLRKSALSWQHARSGRSARQFVDYWIGEKGLMR, encoded by the coding sequence ATGGGTGTTGCGGAACGTATATCGATATTCGGCTCGGTCCTGGATGATGCGGCTGTCAGGCTGATGCTGGACATGCTCGATGATAATAAGACGGATGATGAGCGCGCCAGGGCATCTTTGTTTGCGATCCTGGCTGAGAGCGCCGAGATGGCGAGCCAGCCTGTTGTAGGAAACGCATGGCAGAATCACCTTATGAATGTGATCCTTGCCGATGACAATATATTCGCGCGCAAGGCCGAGATGGTCGGCATCGATGGGATGGGGGAGTCCCTGGTGAGCCAGGTCGGCACTGAACTCAAAGCCCTTAAGGATATGTATGATACCGATATCGACTCTATCCTGGCGGGCTACCCTTCTCTGGACACATTCAAGCCGATAGCCGCCTCACGGGTGGATGAACGCCTAATGGATATCAAGAGATTGCTGAGCGGATGCAGCGACTGGCCAGCGTGTCTCGAACGAATCGCCGGTTATTACTCTTCGAGCGGCACGGGACTTTTCGGCAAATATTATGCCTTCAGGTGGCTGAGAGCAGCAAGCGGAGGCAAACTCAAGGGCATAGAATCTCCCGACCCGATCCGCCTGGACGACCTGGTAGAATATGAATGGCAGCGCGAGGCTGTCTCTCGAAATACTCAGAAACTGCTGGCGGGTCTGCCGTCCAACAATATGCTCCTATACGGTGACCGCGGCACGGGCAAGTCCTCGACAGTTAAAGCCATGCTCAATGAGTATGCCCAGCGCAAGCTGCGACTGGTGGAAGTCGCTAAGGACGATCTCACCGAACTGCCGGACATCCTCTCGATCCTGCGCAAGCGTCCCGAGAAGTTCATACTCTTTATAGATGACCTCTCCTTTGAGGAGAATGAGACTCAGTATAAGGCGCTCAAGGCGGTGCTGGAGGGCGGTCTGGAAGCCAGACCGGTGAACGTGGCGCTGTATGCCACCTCGAACAGACGCAATATAGTGAAAGAGCGCTTCTCGGACCGCCAGAAGAATGACGATGAGGTGCATCCCGGCGACACTATGCAGGAGAAGCTCTCACTTTCAGACCGGTTCGGGATCAAGCTGCCGTTCCTCGCGCCTGACCAGGACGAGTTTTTGAAGATAGTCGAGACCCTTGCCTCACGCGCGGATATCGAGATGACCGAAGACCTGCGAAAGAGCGCACTTTCCTGGCAGCACGCGCGATCAGGCCGCAGCGCGCGCCAGTTTGTGGACTATTGGATCGGCGAGAAAGGGCTTATGAGGTAG
- a CDS encoding Tex family protein, which translates to MNSEHISKIAHELNLRPGQVQATAELLEQDATVPFIARYRKEVTGSLDEVEIAAIRDRLAQLAELDKRREAIIDSLTERELLTDELSAQIQAAETMAELEDIYLPYRPKRRTRATIAREKGLEPFADLIFAQKAVDLENEAAAFVCEEKGVASVDEALAGARDIIAENVSEDQQTRAHMRELYSTKSIMTSSVVKNKEEEGAKFKDYFDWKEPVTQAPSHRILAMMRGENEGFLKLRIAPSEQEAATMLHRFFVTGKGESSEQVQMAVDDSYKRLLGPSMETEIRNDLKRRADEEAIRVFAANLRDLLLAPPLGQKNVLALDPGFRTGCKVVCLDRQGKLVHNDNIYPHTGGSKAIDAGKIVIDLCKKFSIEVIAIGNGTASRETETFVRALNLPGSIPIVMVNESGASIYSASDAARDEFSDYDVTVRGSVSIGRRLMDPLAELVKIDPKSIGVGQYQHDVDQGALKRSLDDVVMSCVNGVGVDVNTASKQLLTYVSGLGPKLASNIVEHRNENGPFASRQQLKKIKGLGPKAFEQAAGFLRIRGGKNPLDSSAVHPESYHIVDEMSRDLGRSVTEMIGDQALARQISLDKYVSDKVGLPTLHDILDELAKPGRDPREKFELFQFADGVEKMEDLKVGMKLPGIVTNVTAFGAFVDIGVHQDGLVHISHLADKFVRDPNEIVKVHQKVMVTVIDVDIPRKRIALSMKDSRVQQNMVGRGI; encoded by the coding sequence ATGAACTCTGAACATATATCCAAAATTGCACATGAGCTCAATCTTAGACCCGGACAAGTCCAGGCTACGGCGGAGCTTCTGGAGCAGGATGCCACCGTGCCTTTTATAGCTCGATACCGCAAGGAGGTCACCGGCTCGCTCGACGAAGTGGAGATCGCTGCCATTCGCGACCGCCTGGCCCAGCTTGCCGAGCTAGACAAACGCCGCGAGGCCATTATCGACTCGCTGACTGAACGCGAACTGCTCACCGATGAATTGAGTGCTCAAATTCAAGCTGCCGAGACAATGGCCGAGCTTGAAGACATATACCTGCCGTATCGGCCCAAACGACGCACCCGCGCTACCATCGCCCGTGAAAAGGGGCTTGAGCCTTTTGCCGATCTCATATTTGCTCAGAAAGCCGTTGACCTGGAAAATGAAGCGGCTGCGTTTGTGTGCGAGGAGAAAGGGGTCGCGTCAGTTGACGAGGCGCTTGCCGGTGCCCGCGACATTATCGCTGAGAATGTCAGCGAGGACCAGCAGACCCGTGCGCATATGCGGGAGCTGTATTCGACCAAATCCATAATGACCTCCAGCGTTGTCAAGAATAAAGAGGAAGAGGGCGCCAAATTTAAGGACTATTTCGACTGGAAAGAGCCGGTCACTCAAGCTCCGTCGCATAGAATTCTCGCGATGATGCGCGGAGAAAACGAGGGCTTCCTGAAGCTCCGCATCGCGCCGTCCGAGCAGGAAGCCGCAACGATGCTGCACAGGTTTTTCGTGACGGGCAAGGGAGAATCGTCCGAGCAGGTTCAGATGGCTGTTGACGACAGTTACAAGCGGCTGCTCGGGCCGTCCATGGAGACTGAGATACGTAACGACCTCAAGCGCCGGGCCGATGAAGAAGCTATCCGGGTATTTGCCGCAAACCTTCGAGATCTGCTGCTTGCGCCGCCTCTGGGCCAGAAGAACGTGCTCGCGCTGGACCCGGGGTTCCGCACCGGCTGCAAAGTGGTCTGTCTGGATCGTCAGGGCAAGCTCGTCCACAACGACAATATATATCCGCACACCGGCGGGTCCAAAGCGATTGACGCGGGGAAGATCGTCATCGACCTGTGCAAAAAGTTCAGCATAGAGGTGATTGCGATCGGCAACGGCACCGCCAGCCGCGAGACCGAGACTTTCGTCAGAGCGCTGAATCTGCCCGGCTCGATCCCGATTGTGATGGTGAACGAGTCCGGGGCGTCGATCTACTCGGCGTCGGATGCGGCACGCGATGAGTTTTCCGATTATGATGTCACCGTGCGCGGGTCGGTCTCTATAGGCAGGCGGCTGATGGACCCTCTGGCTGAACTGGTCAAGATCGACCCGAAGTCGATAGGTGTAGGGCAGTACCAGCATGATGTCGACCAGGGCGCGCTTAAACGGAGCCTGGACGATGTGGTGATGAGCTGCGTGAACGGTGTCGGTGTGGACGTGAATACCGCCAGCAAGCAGCTCTTGACGTATGTATCCGGGCTTGGACCAAAGCTCGCGTCAAACATAGTCGAGCACCGTAATGAGAACGGCCCATTTGCCTCGCGCCAGCAGCTCAAGAAAATTAAGGGTCTCGGCCCCAAGGCATTTGAGCAGGCTGCGGGGTTCCTTCGGATCAGAGGCGGCAAGAACCCGCTCGACTCAAGCGCTGTCCATCCTGAAAGCTATCATATAGTCGACGAGATGAGTCGGGATTTGGGGCGGTCCGTGACTGAAATGATCGGCGATCAGGCGCTGGCTAGGCAGATAAGCCTGGACAAATATGTCAGCGATAAAGTTGGCCTGCCCACGCTGCACGATATTCTGGACGAACTAGCAAAGCCGGGCCGCGACCCGCGCGAAAAGTTCGAGCTTTTCCAGTTCGCCGATGGGGTCGAGAAGATGGAAGACCTCAAGGTCGGTATGAAGCTGCCGGGGATAGTCACCAATGTAACCGCATTCGGCGCATTCGTCGATATAGGCGTGCACCAGGACGGCCTTGTCCACATCAGCCAT